The Streptomyces liliiviolaceus sequence CGAGCGGATCGCCAGAGCCTCCGTCGTGCTACTCGAACACGACGGCGACACCCTACCGTTGTCGGCGGCGGCCCGGCGGATCGCCGTCCTCGGGCCCAACGCCGACTCCGTACCGCAGCAGATCGGGGACTACACCGCGCCCCAGCGACCCGGGACGGGAATCACGGTGCTGCAAGGCATCCGCGAAGTGGCTCCCGACGGCGTGGAGGTCACCCATGCCGCCGGGTGCGCGCTGACCGGCGCCGATCTGTCCGCGCTCCCCGAGGCGGTCGCCCTGGCCGCCGCGGCCGATGTGGCCGTGCTGGTCCTGGGCGGTTCCAGCGCCCGCGACGGTGGGACGACCTTCGACGACAACGGGGCCGCGCGGGTCGGTGCGGCCACGCCGAGTGGCATGACCTGCGGCGAGGGCGTCGATCTGGCCGACCTCGCGCTGCCCGTCGCGCAGTTGAAGCTGATCGACGCCGTGGTCGCCACCGGTACGCCGGTCGTCGTGGTCCTGGTCCAGGGACGTCCGCATGCCTTGCCGGACCTCTCCTCAACCGCGGGCGCCGTACTCAGCGCGTGGTATCCGGGACCCTGGGGCGGCCGGGCCGTCGCCGACGTCCTGTTCGGCCGGGCCGAGCCGGAGGGACGGCTCCCCGTGTCGGTACCGCGCTCGGCGGCCCAACTGCCCGTCTTCTACAACGGCAAGGACCACCGCTACCGGGGATACGTCGACCAACCGGCCTCCGCCCGCCACCCGTTCGGCCACGGACTGTCGTACACGTCGGTGTCCTACGGCGAGCCGAAGCTGTCGCGTACGTCCGTGCCCCTGGACGCGCCCACGCTGACCTGCGCGGTCACCGTCACGAACACGGGGCGGCGGCCGGTGTGCGAGACCGTGCAGCTTTATGTGCGGCGGCTGTCCGGCGGCTCCTCGTGGCCCAGGACGAGAGAGCTGCGCGGGTTCACCCGGGTGCGGCTGGCCCCGGGCGAGAGCGCGGAAGCCGTGTTCGGCATCGACGCGGACACGCTCGGTTCGGTGACCCGTGATCTGACCGTGGGTGTCGAGGCGGGCGAACTCCGGCTGGAGACCGGCCCGTCGTCCGACCGGACCAGCGGGGTCTCCCTCACGGTGGGGCCCTGATCCTCCGTCCCGCGCGGTACGCGCCTACTCCACGCCGGCCGTGACGTCACCGTTGACGGTGGTGAGCGTCATGCTGCGGTCGTCGTCCCCGTCGCCGGTGGGGACGGTGACCGAGGGGCGGCCGTTGTCGGTGGTCGCCGCGACCCGGTAGGCGGGCGCGTCGTGCGGCAGCATGACCCGGACCGAGCCGTTGGTGGTGAGGGCACCGACGCCGTCCGGCGAGGTGGCGCAGTCGAGCGTCACGTCGCCGTTCACCGTCTCGGCGTGCAGGTCGTCGGCTCGCAGGGTGCCCGCGCGTACGGATCCGTTGCGGGTCTCTAGGCGGACGGGGGCGTCCTTCCGGCCGGACCTGGTCACGGTGACGTCGCCGTTGACGGTCGTGAGGTCCAGCGCGGCAGAGACGCCGGCCACGTCGATTCCGGCGTTGCGGGCGGAGACGGTGACGGACGCGCCCTTCGGGACGTCGACCTCGGGCATCCGGGCGCACTCCTCGCCGGACTCCTGACCGTCGGTGTCCTGCTTCGGGCACGACAGGTCGAGCACCCAGGTGTCGTCCCGGTGGGACCACTCGTGCCGGATGTGGCCTCCGACGCCGACCCGGTCGCCGTCCGCGGGGCGCAGCCGCACCCCGTTGTCGGTGGTGATCACCAGGTCGGCGCCCCGGGCCACGGCGGGCAGTGCCGCGGCTCCCCATCCGCCTTCGTCGTGGTTCCCGTCGTGCCCTCCGCCGCATGCCGCGACGAGGGGGACGACAGCCAGCAGGGCAACCAGGCTCCGTGCGCGCGTCGTTGTCGTTGCGTCCATGCCCGGTCGGTTTCCCCCTGCCCGCGCATCCATGACTCCTGAGGCCTCGCGAGAACATGACCTCAACGCCTCGCGGGAACCGCTGCCGTGCGCGTCAGGCCACCGCCGTGACGGCAGCCTCCGCCCGGTCCGGCTCCCCCGTGGTGAACCAGACCGTGGCGTCCGGAGGCACGTGGGTCGTCACCGGCTCGGACGCGGCCAGGACTCGTGCCCCGGGTGGCAGTGGGACGGGCTGCGCGCCGAGGTTGGCGACGACTTCGACGGAGCCGTTGGCGAGGTGCAGGACGGCGTCGGGAGAACTCAGCCATTTGAGGGTCCCCTCCCCCAGCCGGTAGCGGCGGCGCAGGTCCAGCAGGGTGCGGTACAGCTCCAGCGTCGACCCCGGACGGCCCCGCTGTGCGGCCACGGCGTACGAGCCGTAGTCGGGCGGCTGGGGCAGCCAGGTGTCGGAGCCGCTGCGGGTGCCGAAGCCGAAGGCGGGGTCCGTCTCGGTCCACGGCAGGGGCACCCGGCAGCCGTCGCGTCCTCGGATGCGGTGTCCGGACCGTTCCCACACCGGGTCCTGGCGTGCCGCGTCCGGCAGGGCGGTCGCCTCGGGCAGGCCCAGTTCCTCGCCCTGGTACAGGTAGGCGGACCCGGGCAGGGCCAGCATGAGCGCGGTGGCCGCGCGCGCCCGGCGCAGACCCAGCGGCCGGTCGGGCTGCGGGTCGTCGGCGCCCACGCCGTGTTCCAGCTCGACCTGTCCCTCGTACCCGAAGCGGCTCGCGTGCCGCATCACGTCGTGGTTGGACAGGACCCAGGTGGTCGGCGCGCCGACGCCGTCGTTGGCCGCCAGCGACTCGGCGATGACGTTCCGCAGCGGGGCCGCCTGCCAGGGCGTCTCCAGGAAGCGGAAGTTGAAGGCCTGGTGCATCTCGTCGGCGCGGATGATCCGCGCGGCGCGCTCCGGCGGCAGCCATGCCTCGGCGCACAGGATGCGCCGGCCGTCGTAGGTGTCCAGCAGCCGGCGCCAGCTCCGGAAGATCTCGTGGATGCCCTCCTGGTCCCACATGGGAGGCATCACGCCGTCGACGGGCTCGATCACGCCGTGGGTCGGCCGGGGCCAGTCGGGCAGACCGGGAGCCTTGACGAGGGCGTCGCAGACATCGACGCGGAAGCCGTCGACATCGCGGTCGAGCCAGAAGCGGAGCGTCCGTTCGAAGTCCTCGCGGACGGCGGGGTTGTCCCAGTTC is a genomic window containing:
- a CDS encoding DUF4097 family beta strand repeat-containing protein encodes the protein MDATTTTRARSLVALLAVVPLVAACGGGHDGNHDEGGWGAAALPAVARGADLVITTDNGVRLRPADGDRVGVGGHIRHEWSHRDDTWVLDLSCPKQDTDGQESGEECARMPEVDVPKGASVTVSARNAGIDVAGVSAALDLTTVNGDVTVTRSGRKDAPVRLETRNGSVRAGTLRADDLHAETVNGDVTLDCATSPDGVGALTTNGSVRVMLPHDAPAYRVAATTDNGRPSVTVPTGDGDDDRSMTLTTVNGDVTAGVE
- a CDS encoding glycoside hydrolase family 13 protein, with product MTTADSTPAAAATPAATSAAAVAQAGPPSGAADDDWWRTAVIYQIYPRSFADGDGDGTGDLPGITGRLDHLADLGVDALWLSPFYPSPQRDGGYDVADYRAVDPRYGTLADFDELLARAHDVGIRVIVDLVPNHCSSEHLAFRDALAAAPGSDERALFHFRDGRGPDGSLPPNDWTSMFEGPAWTRVTEADGRPGQWYLHLFDASQPDWNWDNPAVREDFERTLRFWLDRDVDGFRVDVCDALVKAPGLPDWPRPTHGVIEPVDGVMPPMWDQEGIHEIFRSWRRLLDTYDGRRILCAEAWLPPERAARIIRADEMHQAFNFRFLETPWQAAPLRNVIAESLAANDGVGAPTTWVLSNHDVMRHASRFGYEGQVELEHGVGADDPQPDRPLGLRRARAATALMLALPGSAYLYQGEELGLPEATALPDAARQDPVWERSGHRIRGRDGCRVPLPWTETDPAFGFGTRSGSDTWLPQPPDYGSYAVAAQRGRPGSTLELYRTLLDLRRRYRLGEGTLKWLSSPDAVLHLANGSVEVVANLGAQPVPLPPGARVLAASEPVTTHVPPDATVWFTTGEPDRAEAAVTAVA